In a single window of the Leisingera daeponensis DSM 23529 genome:
- the serB gene encoding phosphoserine phosphatase SerB: MTRFLVIPGRNGASAASSAGFVSYVDASAGAAHGAMAASSSAYMIDMLPPPGEPAGERARLRELAAQQGLDICFLRGNPFKCKLLVADMEATIILDEMLDLLAEDRGQGAEVAAITARAMAGQFDFAQSLAERTRLLAGTPLAQLEALCQRIRLAPGARALVQTMRAAGARTVLVTGGYGIFAQEAARLCGFDHVVANNPVIERGVMTGALTLPVCTAETKREVLLAECAALGIGPEMACCIGDGANDILMLRACGLPVSYRGKPVVQDIVDLNITQGDLTAALFAQGITADEIEGR, translated from the coding sequence ATGACGAGATTTCTGGTGATACCGGGCCGAAACGGCGCAAGCGCGGCCAGTTCCGCCGGCTTTGTCAGCTATGTCGACGCCTCTGCCGGGGCGGCGCATGGGGCGATGGCCGCGTCTTCATCGGCCTACATGATCGATATGCTGCCGCCCCCTGGGGAACCAGCAGGCGAACGGGCCAGGCTGCGCGAGCTGGCCGCGCAACAGGGACTGGATATCTGTTTTCTGCGCGGCAATCCGTTCAAGTGCAAGTTGCTGGTGGCGGATATGGAAGCGACGATCATTCTCGACGAGATGCTTGATCTGCTGGCCGAGGACCGCGGCCAAGGCGCCGAGGTCGCCGCAATCACGGCCCGTGCCATGGCGGGCCAGTTCGACTTTGCCCAATCGCTTGCCGAACGCACCCGGCTGTTGGCGGGAACGCCGCTGGCCCAGCTCGAGGCGCTCTGCCAGCGCATCCGGCTGGCCCCCGGTGCCCGGGCGCTGGTGCAGACCATGCGCGCAGCAGGCGCCCGCACGGTTCTGGTGACCGGCGGCTACGGGATCTTTGCGCAAGAGGCCGCCCGGCTTTGCGGGTTCGATCATGTGGTGGCCAACAATCCGGTGATCGAGCGGGGCGTCATGACCGGCGCGCTCACGTTGCCGGTCTGTACCGCCGAGACCAAGCGCGAGGTGCTGCTGGCCGAATGCGCCGCCTTGGGTATCGGACCGGAAATGGCCTGTTGCATCGGCGATGGGGCAAATGACATCTTGATGCTGCGGGCCTGTGGCCTGCCGGTCAGCTACAGGGGAAAACCGGTCGTGCAGGACATCGTCGATCTCAACATTACTCAGGGCGACCTGACCGCAGCGCTGTTCGCGCAGGGCATTACCGCAGATGAGATCGAGGGCCGGTGA